The following are encoded in a window of Hyalangium minutum genomic DNA:
- a CDS encoding ATP-binding protein — protein sequence MFDYERTELWKRTLGERSGDAAQAARAHLREQLRKAWQRAGQLAEQIRSAYPALKGQGGSRFDALWERVDLLLGPEYPLNAAEAFVLGGALIIYDLGVGLAGLPGGEAELRKTQEWKDSLATSIRRETDRAPTPNEMAYPTDEYVQLATEEALHLLAVKHARKLGLLQGKGPQGEELQLIEDAGLRQQFGEILGELAYSHDWDVAEVGRVFSARRLEAPAPSPADWTVDTLKVAAALRAADTLLVEERRRKLSRPTLVHDRLLYTAGEPFARGEAEMFWACFEALRKIDRDLHDVDVLLASSGRPRFLARGVVDADDATRLATHVRTQGWMPVDARVHVSDVPSLIAQIGGAQLYRKDPSVPLRELIQNAADAIRARRSLEGLKSDWGSITVRVGRDSNGRWIEVADTGIGMAERVLTRHLLDFGTSYWMTEDMRRDYPGLAASGFVPAGRFGIGFFSVFMWGERLRVISRPFQQQATHVLEFDNGLGAHPILRPADSEEVLSEGGTQVRVWLSRERDWEQMLLDRSDQWDHWSESEERISFAELLGRIAPTLDVTLKLEERPGQVQTVIEANDWRTLEATRLLRRIGNTARGVNTALMEFLAPMVRPVLDANGQCIGRICIASGAMQRWAGLSVITAGGLRARYSREFTGTLLGSTDVATRDDAEPLALREDLARWATEQARLWERYQLSFEGYELHKRLDIGLAVLSCGGEPGGLPIGYRGGTPITLAMLQEFVGERDEVTLVDGSERPVRKFPELIVIPCHEAGHTAAGRLLVHLPALMGVYIARAWGVTVQDVVANVEVSEKEWTPTDGRKRRTWIFHRPKVRLH from the coding sequence ATGTTCGATTACGAGCGAACGGAACTCTGGAAGCGGACGCTGGGGGAGCGGAGTGGGGATGCGGCGCAAGCGGCCCGTGCCCATCTCCGTGAGCAGCTGCGCAAGGCTTGGCAGCGGGCGGGGCAGCTCGCGGAGCAGATCCGAAGTGCCTACCCCGCATTGAAGGGCCAAGGTGGCAGCCGCTTCGATGCCCTCTGGGAGCGGGTGGATCTGCTGTTGGGCCCGGAGTACCCGCTCAACGCCGCCGAGGCCTTCGTGCTGGGCGGAGCGCTCATCATCTATGACTTGGGAGTGGGGCTCGCGGGCTTGCCGGGAGGCGAGGCGGAGCTGCGCAAGACCCAGGAGTGGAAGGACTCGCTGGCTACGAGCATCCGCCGCGAGACGGACCGGGCCCCGACGCCCAACGAGATGGCGTACCCCACGGACGAGTACGTGCAGCTCGCCACGGAGGAAGCGCTCCACCTGCTCGCCGTCAAGCACGCGCGGAAGCTGGGGCTGTTGCAGGGGAAGGGGCCGCAGGGTGAGGAACTGCAGCTCATAGAGGATGCGGGGCTGCGCCAGCAGTTCGGAGAGATCCTCGGGGAGCTGGCGTACAGCCACGACTGGGATGTGGCCGAGGTGGGGCGGGTGTTCTCGGCGCGGAGGCTCGAGGCACCGGCGCCGTCTCCGGCGGACTGGACGGTGGACACGCTGAAGGTGGCCGCGGCGCTGCGGGCGGCGGACACGCTGCTGGTGGAGGAGCGCCGCCGCAAGCTGAGCCGGCCGACGCTCGTGCATGATCGCCTCCTCTATACGGCGGGCGAGCCCTTCGCGCGGGGCGAGGCGGAGATGTTCTGGGCCTGCTTCGAGGCGCTGCGGAAGATCGACCGCGACTTGCACGACGTGGACGTGTTGCTCGCCTCGAGCGGGCGGCCGCGCTTCCTGGCGCGGGGCGTGGTGGACGCGGACGATGCGACGCGGCTGGCCACCCACGTGCGGACGCAGGGGTGGATGCCGGTGGACGCGCGCGTGCACGTGTCCGACGTGCCGAGCCTCATCGCGCAGATCGGCGGAGCGCAGCTGTACCGGAAGGACCCGTCGGTGCCGTTGCGCGAGCTCATCCAGAACGCGGCGGATGCCATCCGGGCGCGGCGGTCGCTGGAGGGGCTGAAGTCCGATTGGGGCTCCATCACCGTGCGCGTGGGCCGGGACTCGAACGGGCGCTGGATCGAGGTGGCGGACACGGGCATTGGCATGGCGGAGCGGGTGCTGACGCGGCACCTGCTGGACTTCGGGACGAGCTACTGGATGACCGAGGACATGCGCCGGGACTACCCGGGGCTGGCGGCCAGCGGCTTCGTGCCTGCGGGCCGGTTCGGCATCGGCTTCTTCTCGGTGTTCATGTGGGGCGAGCGCCTGCGGGTCATCTCGCGGCCGTTCCAGCAGCAGGCCACGCACGTGCTGGAGTTCGACAACGGGCTGGGCGCGCACCCCATCCTGCGGCCCGCGGATTCGGAGGAGGTGCTGTCGGAAGGCGGCACCCAGGTGCGCGTGTGGCTGTCGCGCGAGCGGGACTGGGAGCAGATGCTGCTGGACCGGAGCGATCAGTGGGACCACTGGTCCGAGTCCGAGGAGCGCATCTCGTTCGCCGAGCTGCTGGGGCGCATCGCTCCCACGCTGGACGTGACGTTGAAGCTGGAGGAGCGGCCCGGCCAGGTGCAGACGGTCATCGAGGCCAACGACTGGCGGACGCTCGAGGCCACGCGGCTGCTGCGGCGGATTGGGAACACGGCGCGGGGCGTGAACACGGCGCTGATGGAGTTCCTGGCGCCCATGGTGCGGCCGGTGCTGGATGCGAACGGGCAGTGCATCGGGCGTATCTGCATTGCTTCGGGGGCGATGCAGCGGTGGGCGGGGCTGTCGGTGATCACGGCGGGCGGACTGCGGGCGCGGTACTCGCGCGAGTTCACGGGGACGCTGCTGGGGTCCACGGACGTGGCCACGCGCGATGACGCGGAGCCGCTGGCGCTGCGCGAGGACCTGGCACGCTGGGCCACGGAGCAGGCCCGGCTGTGGGAGCGCTACCAGCTGAGCTTCGAGGGCTACGAGCTGCACAAGCGCCTGGACATTGGGCTGGCGGTGCTCTCGTGCGGAGGCGAGCCGGGAGGGCTGCCCATCGGCTACCGCGGAGGGACGCCCATCACGTTGGCGATGCTGCAGGAGTTCGTGGGCGAGCGGGACGAGGTGACGCTGGTGGATGGCTCGGAGCGGCCGGTGCGGAAGTTCCCAGAGCTGATCGTCATCCCGTGCCACGAGGCGGGGCACACGGCGGCGGGGCGGCTGCTGGTGCACTTGCCCGCGCTGATGGGCGTGTACATCGCCCGGGCCTGGGGCGTGACGGTGCAGGACGTGGTGGCGAATGTGGAGGTGTCCGAGAAGGAGTGGACGCCCACGGACGGACGCAAGCGCCGGACCTGGATCTTCCACCGTCCGAAGGTCCGCCTGCACTGA
- the priA gene encoding replication restart helicase PriA, producing MVVSDHSGTVDLVSSPAALASVAVGRPVRGEFTYVVPDTLSGRLSPGQRVLVPFGRGTALGFFLGPASQPAEEGIKLKPIQRVLEESPSLPPDLIALLRFAAEHYRYPLGEVIRGALPPGLSKAEDEKEARPDVQHFAVAAVTETPPELRRAPAQSAALAYLLAVGGRAPVEEVAHSIPGGRETLKKLASRGLVRLEEQVLKPGVREGLAQGRPDLLTPEQDLAVKALHYSLDMGGFQTVLLHGVTGSGKTEVYLRAVEHALAQGKGSLVLVPEIALTPQLVGRFRSRFGSDVAVLHSGLKDRERLFHWQALRKGTVRIAVGVRSAIWAPVENLGLVVVDEEHDPSFKQEDKLRYNARDMAVMRGKQAGALVVLGSATPSLESLENVRRGRYRLLEMKHRVDDRPMPTIELVDLRIERPRDGGPVTEEAPILSQPLLDAMQQTLDRGQQTILFLNRRGHSTFLLCEVCGLTLKCSECDVCLTLHRAASRVMCHYCGLATPVPDRCRECTGPMLRLGIGTERVETEVAERFPQARVARLDRDAATSGERVTELLAAFARREIDILVGTQMVAKGHDFPGVTLVCVVMADTSLAIPDFRAAERTFHLLTQVSGRAGRGKDPGRVLVQTYNPDSEPVKRVLAHDFEGFAQQEMEWRQALAYPPFARMAAVRIEGEHPEQTAGVARMLGDFLSRRMPPPSAGVRMLGPALAPISRLRGRTRWQLLLKGPTHVALSPLLARLEAKLEDIPAGVKVTIDVDPGAML from the coding sequence ATGGTCGTGTCGGATCACTCCGGTACTGTGGATCTCGTGAGCTCGCCTGCTGCCCTTGCTTCCGTCGCTGTTGGCCGCCCCGTCCGGGGCGAGTTCACCTACGTCGTCCCGGACACCCTTTCGGGGCGCCTGTCCCCCGGTCAGCGCGTGCTGGTGCCCTTCGGGCGCGGCACGGCGCTGGGCTTCTTCCTCGGGCCTGCTTCCCAGCCTGCCGAGGAGGGAATCAAGCTCAAGCCCATCCAGCGCGTCTTGGAGGAGTCTCCCTCCCTCCCTCCGGACTTGATTGCCCTGCTGCGCTTCGCCGCCGAGCACTACCGCTACCCGCTCGGAGAGGTGATTCGCGGCGCGCTGCCCCCGGGCCTCTCCAAGGCCGAGGATGAGAAGGAGGCCCGGCCGGACGTGCAGCACTTCGCGGTGGCGGCCGTCACCGAGACTCCGCCCGAGCTGCGCCGCGCCCCTGCCCAGTCCGCCGCGCTGGCGTACCTGCTGGCCGTGGGAGGCCGCGCGCCTGTGGAGGAGGTGGCCCACTCCATCCCCGGCGGCCGGGAGACGCTCAAGAAGCTGGCCTCGCGCGGGCTGGTGCGCCTGGAGGAGCAGGTGCTCAAGCCGGGCGTGCGCGAGGGCCTCGCCCAGGGCCGCCCGGACCTGCTCACCCCCGAGCAGGACCTCGCGGTGAAGGCCCTGCACTACTCGCTCGACATGGGCGGCTTCCAGACGGTGCTCCTGCACGGCGTCACCGGCAGCGGCAAGACGGAAGTCTATCTGCGCGCGGTGGAGCACGCGCTCGCCCAGGGCAAGGGCAGCCTCGTGCTGGTGCCCGAGATTGCGCTCACGCCGCAGTTGGTGGGCCGGTTCCGCAGCCGGTTCGGCTCGGATGTGGCCGTGCTGCACTCGGGCCTCAAGGACCGCGAGCGTCTCTTTCACTGGCAGGCCCTGCGCAAGGGCACGGTGCGCATCGCTGTCGGGGTGCGCTCGGCCATCTGGGCCCCCGTGGAGAACCTGGGCCTCGTCGTCGTGGACGAGGAGCATGACCCCTCCTTCAAGCAGGAGGACAAGCTCCGCTACAACGCCCGTGACATGGCGGTGATGCGCGGCAAGCAGGCCGGGGCCCTGGTGGTGCTCGGCTCGGCTACGCCCTCGCTGGAGTCCCTGGAGAACGTCCGCCGCGGCCGCTACCGCCTGCTGGAGATGAAGCACCGCGTGGACGACCGGCCCATGCCCACCATCGAGCTGGTGGACCTGCGCATCGAGCGTCCTCGCGACGGCGGCCCTGTCACGGAGGAGGCGCCCATCCTCTCCCAGCCGCTGCTCGACGCGATGCAGCAGACGCTGGACCGGGGCCAGCAGACCATCCTCTTCCTCAATCGCCGCGGCCACAGCACCTTCCTGCTGTGCGAGGTGTGCGGGCTGACGCTCAAGTGCTCCGAGTGCGACGTGTGCCTCACGCTGCACCGCGCGGCCTCGCGCGTCATGTGCCACTACTGCGGCCTGGCCACCCCCGTGCCCGACCGCTGCCGCGAGTGCACCGGACCCATGCTCAGGCTCGGCATCGGCACCGAGCGTGTGGAGACCGAGGTGGCCGAGCGCTTTCCCCAGGCCCGCGTCGCCCGGCTGGACCGGGATGCCGCCACCAGCGGCGAGCGCGTCACCGAGCTGCTGGCCGCCTTCGCCCGGCGGGAGATCGACATCCTCGTGGGCACGCAGATGGTGGCCAAGGGTCATGACTTCCCGGGCGTCACCCTGGTGTGCGTCGTCATGGCGGACACCTCGCTGGCCATCCCGGACTTCCGCGCCGCCGAGCGCACCTTCCACCTGCTCACCCAGGTGTCCGGCCGGGCCGGACGCGGCAAGGACCCAGGCCGGGTGCTGGTCCAGACGTACAACCCGGACTCCGAGCCTGTGAAGCGGGTGCTGGCCCATGACTTCGAGGGCTTCGCCCAGCAGGAGATGGAGTGGCGCCAGGCCCTGGCCTATCCCCCCTTCGCTCGCATGGCGGCCGTCCGCATCGAGGGCGAGCACCCAGAGCAGACCGCCGGTGTCGCCCGCATGCTTGGAGATTTCCTCTCTCGGCGGATGCCACCCCCCTCCGCCGGGGTGCGCATGCTGGGGCCGGCCCTGGCTCCCATCTCCCGGCTCCGAGGGCGGACGCGGTGGCAGCTCCTCCTCAAAGGGCCGACCCATGTAGCACTGTCCCCGCTGCTTGCCCGCCTGGAGGCGAAGCTGGAGGACATTCCTGCCGGAGTGAAGGTGACGATCGACGTGGATCCCGGGGCCATGCTGTAG
- a CDS encoding tetratricopeptide repeat protein, with translation MDPASAKADGPVSGKVEQHLQVASGLLRERQAPKAFGELVRASRSLPMTRRLAAALVAVSLRAGTEAAAITILSSAVGKAEGTVRRDVYRQLARVLRRVEQFPRAIEALESLLASFPGDHGSRRVLQHLLERTGKWEALVASLETEAQEAFVRAEYARAARAASWRARIQAEQMRNLARAAESYGKAANYLEQMGDAGGAFAVRLDGLRVMHGAGASEAVLTAAASVCMSAAARLGRDAQARQVLEELKLIPVQPKPPPTETSPGFELATAALDVDVRKVDVFPPELESWLARPVKQIAETLSRPVAETQPAPPRAPAPKPAGPSEEADVPRPPEPPLRASPSASRTARPAATVEMSLPLLQAMIAASASGKGVGAPPSPVQAAPAVAPAQPPAPSAPAPVEAAVPSPEASSTVESAAPSAPLGEAAALPGAEPVNPVDAHAEVVAASGPEPVSPVEGETGSAAAPSLEPVSSIEGETESAAAPSPEPVSPIEGEDAAVAAPSLEPVSPVESEAEAVAAPSSEPASSGDDQAGAVAALAAEPTSPAGAEAQAVEAPSAESVRAAEPESESVEVPSAEPSISAEAPAEPAAPSAEQVEAAAVPSSEVASSPAPEIEAAEAAAAASGPAQAEPPSAEAEDVEAFAAPQEEGAAPSMSELLEIPDEGSSHRAPPVASQDGEESGEDSEEPDTSAQEPWEDPEAEHRLEASLIARKSWRELAQFYLSRADAAKDPMLRAEALTRLAELMEDELGDPSGAARIYREIVTLTGDRDALKEQVRLLGQRGDSQLVRRALDEAVQTARTPKARAAAYLTRAERSLEAGDPAKAKADFETAEALTPGMLLVLAGLVRCVSNAERPLLAQRLRSALAAAPRRSPDRLDALRVLASVAEDLLKDAKLAQWAWTEVLAEDPSETRAHERLLELARALKDGAALSQLLREQISRDPRGPAARQARMELVAALEAAGDMNGALTELRQAVRFEPGHKEAWLMLADRLTECGQIGEAAWAMEHAASAMEDEAERQRAWVRLASFCHKVLKDPTRAEMYSRRAENLRLALQEKAAPPVTDAPRGPAPYREGGTRTQVLMPPPGNVDLTPSGQRFPPLDDDRGTDVTDPAPNLPDHARPTIEFSAVNFPGDAMPFSDEETTATEAPEGFVPPGDAPPAAPPEKAAKSEKAPKSEKGSKPEKSPQSEKGSKPEKAAAVPKNLGKKLKIEALDPSRELDSLLGEELDDTGHTSPSLSAWNIKRPVLVPATPQKESAPAQPPAASGQKQKPPPEKPAAAEPTDRPKKLRPQVTEEMPRHFTPDPESPTRAAAAREVTAPGRRGGAKPPPAPESPAARSTAPTPNATGSRPAAVASPQAPSASGAQRGAQRRTSAEDALAQVSPQESEGPPSLGSGPVQNTAFISWEAPPGKMEPVRRMARARSGAPTKAPLPEHGSEPAVFKQVREHPLDGELYAEIAQYFDSRGDAQRAELMREISDALVGREGAAARPPRRPLSPEDRSGLRHPILRSPSGELLTCVGVALCRLFPTHGRAAGTTERLRPNQGLGASAALEALQTTERLLGIEAPAVLLSEDNGPPFSLVFTTEPRLLVGKQAVRQVLPAPELRFYAGRALLCLGPDLLALRSLKKDQVLRGLALFSSVMKDPRADGLEARVVRETLTPKQLERAMALYGPATRQFDVSALADGARDSSNRAGLIACGAVGPALAALRMKRALEREVVELVRFAASERYFQLRSQR, from the coding sequence GTGGATCCGGCCTCTGCGAAGGCCGACGGCCCGGTGTCCGGCAAGGTGGAGCAGCACCTCCAGGTGGCCTCGGGCCTGCTGAGGGAGCGGCAAGCCCCCAAGGCCTTTGGCGAGCTGGTGCGCGCCAGCCGGAGCCTGCCCATGACGCGGCGGCTCGCGGCGGCGCTCGTCGCCGTGTCGCTCCGGGCCGGCACCGAGGCGGCGGCCATCACGATTCTCTCTTCCGCCGTGGGCAAGGCGGAGGGCACGGTGCGCCGGGATGTGTACCGGCAGCTGGCGCGCGTACTGCGCCGGGTGGAGCAGTTCCCTCGCGCCATCGAGGCCCTGGAGTCGCTGCTGGCTTCGTTCCCGGGGGACCACGGCTCGCGCCGGGTGCTGCAGCACCTGCTGGAGCGCACCGGGAAGTGGGAGGCGCTCGTCGCCTCGCTGGAGACCGAGGCGCAGGAGGCTTTCGTGCGCGCGGAGTACGCCCGCGCAGCCCGGGCCGCCAGCTGGCGCGCGAGGATCCAGGCCGAGCAGATGCGCAACCTGGCGCGCGCGGCCGAGAGCTACGGCAAGGCCGCCAACTACCTGGAGCAGATGGGCGACGCGGGCGGCGCCTTCGCCGTGCGGCTGGATGGGCTCCGGGTGATGCATGGGGCCGGGGCCTCCGAGGCGGTGCTCACGGCGGCGGCCTCGGTGTGCATGAGCGCGGCGGCCCGGCTGGGACGGGATGCGCAGGCGCGGCAGGTGCTGGAGGAGCTGAAGCTCATCCCCGTGCAGCCCAAGCCTCCTCCCACCGAGACTTCTCCCGGGTTCGAGCTGGCCACTGCCGCGCTCGATGTGGACGTGCGCAAGGTGGATGTCTTCCCGCCGGAGCTCGAGTCGTGGCTCGCCCGGCCCGTGAAGCAGATCGCTGAGACGTTGTCTCGGCCCGTGGCGGAGACGCAGCCCGCGCCGCCGAGGGCTCCGGCTCCCAAGCCGGCGGGACCGTCCGAAGAGGCGGACGTTCCGCGACCGCCCGAGCCACCGCTTCGCGCCTCTCCCTCCGCCTCGCGGACTGCCCGGCCCGCTGCGACGGTCGAGATGTCCCTGCCGTTGCTCCAGGCGATGATTGCGGCCTCTGCTTCCGGGAAGGGCGTGGGCGCTCCACCGAGCCCCGTTCAGGCAGCGCCTGCGGTGGCGCCAGCGCAGCCTCCCGCTCCGTCAGCCCCCGCGCCTGTTGAGGCTGCGGTCCCTTCGCCCGAAGCGTCCAGCACGGTCGAGTCCGCTGCGCCCTCGGCACCTCTTGGTGAGGCTGCCGCGCTCCCGGGTGCCGAGCCCGTCAACCCGGTGGATGCGCATGCCGAGGTTGTTGCGGCGTCGGGCCCCGAGCCTGTCAGCCCCGTCGAGGGTGAGACGGGGTCTGCTGCGGCACCAAGCCTCGAGCCTGTCAGCTCCATCGAGGGTGAGACGGAGTCTGCTGCGGCACCAAGCCCGGAGCCTGTCAGCCCCATCGAGGGTGAGGATGCGGCTGTTGCGGCACCGAGCCTCGAGCCTGTCAGCCCAGTCGAAAGTGAAGCCGAGGCCGTTGCCGCGCCGAGTTCCGAGCCTGCCAGCTCCGGTGATGATCAGGCCGGGGCTGTTGCAGCACTGGCTGCTGAGCCCACGAGTCCTGCCGGTGCCGAAGCCCAGGCCGTTGAGGCGCCGAGCGCCGAATCCGTCAGGGCCGCTGAGCCTGAGTCCGAGTCCGTTGAGGTCCCGAGTGCGGAGCCGAGCATTTCTGCCGAGGCTCCCGCCGAGCCTGCGGCTCCCTCCGCGGAGCAAGTCGAGGCCGCTGCAGTTCCCAGCTCTGAGGTTGCCTCCTCTCCAGCTCCCGAGATCGAGGCCGCCGAAGCCGCCGCAGCAGCTTCCGGGCCTGCGCAAGCGGAGCCGCCCAGCGCTGAAGCCGAAGACGTGGAAGCCTTCGCTGCTCCTCAGGAGGAAGGGGCTGCTCCGTCGATGAGCGAGCTGCTGGAGATCCCCGATGAGGGCTCCAGCCACCGCGCACCGCCCGTTGCCTCGCAAGACGGCGAGGAGTCGGGAGAGGACTCCGAGGAACCTGACACCTCCGCTCAGGAGCCTTGGGAAGATCCCGAGGCCGAGCATCGGCTGGAGGCGAGCCTCATCGCTCGCAAGTCCTGGCGCGAGCTGGCCCAGTTCTACCTGTCGCGCGCCGATGCCGCGAAGGACCCGATGCTCCGTGCCGAGGCGCTCACCCGGCTCGCGGAGCTGATGGAGGACGAGCTGGGCGATCCTTCGGGTGCCGCGCGCATCTACCGGGAGATCGTCACGCTGACGGGCGATCGAGATGCCCTCAAGGAGCAGGTGCGGTTGCTGGGCCAGCGCGGCGATTCGCAGTTGGTGCGTCGGGCACTCGATGAGGCGGTGCAGACGGCGCGCACGCCCAAGGCCCGCGCTGCTGCCTACCTGACGCGTGCCGAGCGCTCGCTCGAAGCGGGAGACCCGGCCAAGGCGAAGGCGGACTTCGAGACGGCGGAGGCGCTCACCCCGGGGATGCTCCTGGTGCTCGCGGGGCTGGTGCGCTGCGTGTCCAACGCCGAGCGGCCCCTCCTGGCCCAGCGCCTGAGGTCCGCGCTCGCCGCGGCTCCGCGCCGCTCTCCGGATCGGCTCGATGCCCTCCGGGTGCTCGCCTCCGTTGCCGAGGACCTGCTCAAGGACGCCAAGCTGGCCCAGTGGGCGTGGACCGAGGTGCTCGCCGAGGACCCCAGTGAGACCCGAGCACACGAGCGGCTCCTGGAGCTCGCACGGGCCCTCAAGGACGGTGCGGCCCTCAGCCAGCTCCTGCGTGAGCAGATCTCCCGCGATCCCCGAGGCCCCGCCGCGCGTCAGGCCCGGATGGAGCTGGTGGCGGCGCTGGAGGCGGCGGGAGACATGAACGGCGCGCTCACCGAGCTGCGCCAGGCGGTGCGCTTCGAGCCCGGCCATAAGGAGGCGTGGCTGATGTTGGCCGATCGCCTCACCGAGTGCGGGCAGATCGGTGAAGCGGCCTGGGCCATGGAGCACGCCGCCTCCGCGATGGAGGACGAGGCCGAGCGTCAGCGCGCCTGGGTCCGGCTGGCCAGCTTCTGCCACAAGGTGCTCAAGGATCCCACTCGCGCGGAGATGTACTCGCGGCGCGCGGAGAACCTCCGGCTCGCCCTGCAGGAGAAGGCCGCGCCTCCCGTCACCGATGCACCGCGCGGCCCTGCGCCCTACCGCGAAGGGGGCACTCGCACCCAGGTCCTGATGCCTCCTCCGGGCAACGTGGACCTGACGCCCTCGGGCCAGAGGTTCCCGCCCCTGGATGACGATCGTGGGACCGACGTCACCGATCCGGCCCCGAACCTCCCCGACCATGCCCGGCCGACCATCGAGTTCTCCGCGGTGAATTTCCCCGGGGACGCGATGCCGTTCTCCGACGAGGAGACGACAGCGACCGAGGCCCCCGAAGGGTTCGTGCCTCCGGGAGACGCTCCACCCGCCGCTCCGCCCGAGAAGGCCGCCAAGAGCGAGAAGGCTCCCAAGAGCGAGAAGGGGAGCAAGCCCGAGAAGAGCCCCCAGAGCGAGAAGGGGAGCAAGCCCGAGAAGGCCGCCGCAGTGCCCAAGAACCTGGGCAAGAAGCTCAAAATCGAGGCGCTGGATCCGTCCCGCGAGCTGGACTCGCTGCTCGGCGAGGAATTGGATGACACGGGGCACACCAGCCCGTCGCTGTCGGCCTGGAACATCAAGAGGCCCGTCCTTGTCCCTGCCACGCCGCAGAAGGAGAGCGCCCCGGCGCAGCCTCCCGCAGCCAGCGGACAGAAGCAGAAGCCTCCCCCGGAGAAGCCCGCCGCCGCCGAGCCGACGGATCGGCCGAAGAAGCTGCGTCCCCAGGTGACGGAGGAGATGCCTCGGCACTTCACGCCCGATCCGGAGTCGCCGACCCGCGCCGCTGCGGCCCGGGAGGTGACCGCACCTGGGCGCCGAGGCGGCGCGAAGCCTCCTCCCGCTCCGGAATCCCCCGCCGCTCGGAGCACTGCCCCCACCCCGAACGCCACCGGGAGCCGTCCAGCGGCAGTGGCCTCTCCCCAGGCCCCCAGTGCCTCGGGAGCGCAGCGCGGGGCCCAGCGCCGGACGTCCGCGGAAGACGCCCTCGCCCAGGTCTCGCCCCAGGAGTCGGAAGGACCGCCCTCGCTCGGCAGTGGGCCCGTCCAGAACACCGCGTTCATCTCCTGGGAGGCGCCGCCCGGGAAGATGGAGCCTGTGCGCCGCATGGCGCGCGCCCGCAGCGGGGCTCCCACCAAGGCTCCGCTGCCCGAGCATGGCTCCGAGCCCGCGGTGTTCAAGCAGGTGCGGGAGCACCCGCTCGATGGTGAGCTCTACGCGGAGATCGCGCAGTACTTCGACAGCCGCGGTGACGCCCAGCGCGCCGAGCTGATGCGCGAGATCTCCGACGCGCTCGTGGGCCGGGAGGGGGCTGCGGCCCGGCCCCCGCGCCGTCCGCTCTCCCCAGAGGACCGCTCTGGACTGCGCCATCCGATTCTGCGCTCGCCTTCGGGCGAGCTGCTCACGTGCGTGGGCGTGGCGCTCTGCCGGCTCTTCCCCACGCATGGCCGCGCCGCCGGAACCACCGAGCGGCTGCGCCCGAACCAGGGGTTGGGGGCTTCGGCCGCCCTTGAGGCCCTCCAGACCACCGAGCGCCTCCTCGGCATCGAGGCGCCGGCGGTGCTGCTCTCCGAGGACAACGGTCCTCCGTTCTCGCTCGTCTTCACCACCGAGCCCCGGCTGCTGGTGGGCAAGCAGGCGGTGCGGCAGGTGCTGCCCGCTCCAGAGCTGCGCTTCTACGCCGGGCGCGCGCTGCTCTGCCTGGGGCCGGATCTGCTGGCCCTGCGCAGCCTCAAGAAGGACCAGGTGCTGCGAGGCCTGGCGCTGTTCTCCTCGGTGATGAAGGATCCTCGCGCCGATGGCCTGGAGGCCCGCGTGGTGCGCGAGACCCTGACGCCCAAGCAGCTGGAGCGGGCCATGGCGCTGTACGGCCCCGCGACGCGCCAGTTCGACGTGTCGGCGCTGGCGGACGGAGCGCGCGATTCCTCCAACCGCGCGGGGCTGATCGCCTGCGGCGCGGTGGGCCCGGCGCTCGCGGCGCTGAGGATGAAGCGGGCCCTGGAGCGCGAGGTGGTGGAGCTGGTGCGCTTCGCCGCCTCGGAGCGCTACTTCCAGCTGCGCTCTCAGCGCTGA